A DNA window from Arachis hypogaea cultivar Tifrunner chromosome 18, arahy.Tifrunner.gnm2.J5K5, whole genome shotgun sequence contains the following coding sequences:
- the LOC140181152 gene encoding uncharacterized protein: MDRLQATICQKFDPCENQGLKCVVQQVEEMESDEPPSYHEPFLLSNELSYPPQSPMDDTLSVLLQEQREMQRTTLEFVATLTEVVGNLASLRFDTQSTPMATCGKSIEERSMKETLETPVDNEERDFVLEQVEEAVIVEEEEVVEDLGDTEPPWESRVVEYSSKKIEIDVEEVSAQPPWHIPYEELDGIDQEASSLGDDDHESSLPSDESTSANELVEYEDPFLIESENEVEVEVLRQGWTGVEYAVSRPLDTSLPRLPSTPSFKWVKLISIHFTVPLEYGILETDGQLRKLCGIKRKRRMFSGWSWKSRLIKVEMSRAICKGWTSNNLVASKRRVWYFSENSDYLPPRWNNDDQLEDGCRNRIWDPGIHEDPLWELKAFEKLHQGLATSLENVEAYWKSRRWWTF, translated from the coding sequence atggatcgacttcaagcaaccatctgtCAAAAGTTTGACCCATGTGAGAACCAAGGACTGAAGTGTGTTGTACAACAAGTGGAAGagatggagagtgatgaaccaccctcatatcatgaacctttcctcctaAGTAATGAActctcatatccaccccaatccccaatggatgacactctaagtgttcttcttcaagagcaaagagagatgcaaaggacAACACTAGAGTTTgtagctaccttgaccgaggtagtaggtAATTTAGCCTCTCTGCGCTTcgacactcaaagtactcccatggctacatgtggaaaatcaatagaagagcgtagcatgaaggagacactagaaactccagtggacaatgaggaacgtgactttgtattggaacaagtggaggaagccgtaatagttgaagaggaagaagtggttgaagacttaggagatactgaacctccatgggaatctagagttgtagagtattcctccaagaagattgaaattgatgttgaggaggttagtgcacaacctccatggcatattccctatgaagaattggatgggatagatcaagaagcaagttcccttggtgatgatgatcatgaatcaagtcttCCTAGTGATGAATCTACATCCGCAAATGAACTCGTTGAATATGAAGACCCTTTTCTAATTGAGTCTGAGAATGAGGTGGAAGTGGAAGTCCTTCGGCAAggttggacgggagttgaatatgctGTGTCAAGACCGTTGGatacttctctacctaggttgccgtctactccttcatttaagtgggtaaaacttatctctattcactttactgtcccacttgagtatggtatccttgaaacagatggtcaacttaggaagctttgtggaattaagcgtaagcgaaggatgtttagtggttggagttggaaatcaagactcatcaaggttgagatGTCAAGAGCTAtatgcaagggttggactagcAATAATTTGGTTGcgtctaagagaagagtttggtacttcagtgagaattcagattacttaccacccagatggaacaatgatgatcaacttgaagacgggtgtagaaacaggatttgggatcccggtataCATGAGGAtccactttgggagctcaaagcttttgagaaacttcatcaaggcttggcgACTTCACTTGAGAACGttgaagcttattggaagtccaggcGTTGGTGGACGTtttaa